The Paenibacillus spongiae nucleotide sequence GTTCTCACGCTGGCGAAGGAACAGAATGAATTGGATGAAATGGCGACGGTCCGTTTTGTCGCTCCAGCCCGGTAATTCGAAATTAGGCTTGACGAATCGGGTGCAATTGCCCGAGGAGGGGATAATCATGGCGGATTTAGATATGGAAAAACAAGGCTACAGCGGGTTTGAACGGTTTATGTTTTTTGTAACGCCCATCTTATTTACGCTCATACTGCTTGGTGTGCTGCTGACACTGTTCGATTTCGATCTGCGCAACAAAATGCTGAGCCTTGGGAATTCGATTCCTGTGCTGGAGAAGGTGCTTCCGGATCCGGCAGCGCCTGAGCTGTCGATGGATGAAGAGAAGCTGAAGAACGAGAAAACATCGGCTAAGGTTGCCGAATTGACTTCTCAGCTCACCGCGAAGGAAGCCGAATTGAGAAAGCTGACCGAAGAAAGCGCGAAGCAGACGCAGCAGGTGAAGGATCTGCAGGGTCAGGTGGATCAGCTTAAACGCGTGAATAGCGAGCAGCAGCTGGAAGACGAGCAGTACCAGTCGAAAATCGGCGAGCTTGCCGGCATGTATGCCAAGATTACGCCAAGTAAAGCGGCCCCGATCCTGGAAAGCATGGAGCTTGAAGAAGCGGTTCTTGTATTGGACGCGATGCGTCCGGATGACCGGGTCCGCATCTTGGAGAAGATGACGCCGAAGAAAGCGGCAGATGCGACGGTCATGCTCAAGGATGCCGCAACGGCGAAGGATAGACAGATCGCTGCGCTGCAGGCAAGGATCAAGAAGCAGGATTCCGCGAAAGCACAGCC carries:
- a CDS encoding MotE family protein, translating into MADLDMEKQGYSGFERFMFFVTPILFTLILLGVLLTLFDFDLRNKMLSLGNSIPVLEKVLPDPAAPELSMDEEKLKNEKTSAKVAELTSQLTAKEAELRKLTEESAKQTQQVKDLQGQVDQLKRVNSEQQLEDEQYQSKIGELAGMYAKITPSKAAPILESMELEEAVLVLDAMRPDDRVRILEKMTPKKAADATVMLKDAATAKDRQIAALQARIKKQDSAKAQPQSVLDTTQLKDTFANMDAKSAGELLIKMSDVSPSKVLRILNAVDSTSRSNILAEMSAINKGITAQLVSKLMSGK